The window gaaattgTTTGAATCCTACTTGCACAGCGCATATtgaacttttttaatttttccacACTAAGTTGTTAACTAGACTGCCCACATATTCTTTAGATTTCAAAATAGAGTGTTATTCAAATGGCAAAGTTGGCTTCTGAGCGAGATTGCAGATGCTTTATAAACAAAGAAATTTCCACTTCCGCACACTCAACTTTTTAAGCTGTATGCTTACGTAAGTTTGTAAAGCATGAAGCGtgtagaaattaatttaacataTTTGTTGCAAATATTTGCACCACAGATTTTTATTCTCAAACAAACAGTCGGAGCAAGAAGATCACCGAGCAACACAAGCCTGTTACAAAACTAGGCTAACAATTGATTGCAGACATGTAATTCTGATACAAAAGAGCTTTGACCCTTCACACATCTTTtattcttcatcatcatctgcAAACACAATATCCAAACGTAATGGAGTGAAGAATGGCTAAATGAAGTGAAACCCATACCATCAGACTACACTACAGAAAAAAAGAACTTTAAAACTTGAATTTAATCCTAGCCGACTATCTCCTCAGGTACCAACTTTTTCAGCagataaataatactccctccgtcccaagatattagacccctttcttttgggcacaggaATTTAGGAGATAGTTGTTTAGTGGTGTAAGTGAAGTTGGTAGTAGagtaaatttttaccataaatagaaatggttCAAGTGTATTGGGACACCCCaaagtggaataggggtctaatatcttgggacggagggagtataaaatattggCAACCTTCAGTAGgatcacaaaaaaaaggaGGACGCGACTACATGGCTAGAAATTAAGCGTTCAGTATGACCCTCATTGTATTCCCATGGCTGTGAAGCGTGATCATTACTTCTAGAGCTCATCACTTTTGTTAGAGACTACTAGTTATTGACAAAGCTGAATCAACTCTCAAGATGTCTATTCACTCATATAACATTAATAGTTGAAAGTAGAAGATGGAATTTACTGTTTGAAACTTAAACTAATATACCTCCCTCATATCCCCAAAATCAGTGTGAAAAGTTGCATtgtaacaaaagaaaaatagtcaAAGACATGCTTGATGAAGTCTGGTAGCAGACATCCTGAATATGTACTCTTCGATTATTGCAATGGTGAAACAAACCTTGTTATGTCTAGCCTCATTTCCAGATTTATTTCTACACCTTGACCTTGTTCACAACTCTCCCAGTAAAGTCAACAAATTATATTAGCCTTATTACACAACAGTAGgattggtttttttttatcatggtCCATGAAATGATCTCTCCCTCCctcttaaaattttgattcacGTGTGAGTAAAAATCTATTCTACCAATTTGTTTCCTTTTAGTATCCCCTACCACTCAAGAATACCATCAATGGCATTAATAAGGTAGCTACATGCATTGAAACTGAGTCCTAATAATCCACAATAGACTTTCAGTTGTCACTCAAGATAGCACAACTCACATCTTAAACTTCCGCAGTAGTAAATACTCCGTTAATAAGTAGAACAATGATAGTGCAAGCTAAGAGCCAATGGTTCTCAGATATTGAGAGAAAAGGATTGCAAGCATACATGAATTCATAGATTTCAAGTTTCATCATCACaagatcaataattaattacttaattaggTAAAAAGTGTCGATTGTATAAAAAGAGGAACATGGTTAGGCATATCAAAAGGGGATGTGcagttttgaaatttattgtAGTGAGGAAAAATTCAAGTTCACCTAAAACTAAACTCATTTATAGGAGCCATATAATACAACTACACCCTAGTAGATTATGAATATATGAGAGGGCAAGAACAAAGGGAAGCAAATCCAATGGGAATGATTACCAATTCCAACTATATTTGGTGTGATTAAGAAAGGAACAGGGAGGGTGAATATATTACCAAAGTAGCGGCGTTCATTGGCTTGTTTGGCTTTGATGAGCAATTTGTCAAGATCCTCCTGAGCCTTTGCATCAAACTTGATCAATTGGTTAACAAATAGCGCCCCCAAACCCATGCCCAGCACATGCTCCCATGGATCTGCAGTTGGGCACTCAGAATgtttatttcgataaaataaCCAGtacaaaagaaatgaaagaaaaggaCGCTTACGGCGCATGTAAGGGAGCTTGCGGAGAGCATTAGAGTACATTTGGGTCCCCACCCCCAGCAGGGCCCCGAACATAGTTGCGCTGATTGGCATCTCTTCCCACTATTCTCTCTGCCAGCAAGTTTTCACTCAGTTGTATTCCAATGACGACCACAACCAAATGCATTCATTAGGGgtgatttttaaaacattgtttTGGGGGGGCAGTATGTGCCACATTCAAAGTCGAATTTGTAATCACAAAAGTGTGGAGGTCCTACTGTTATCACCATTACCCCACTAGCCTTGGGTTTCAGGCCTGAAAAAGCTAGTGTGTTTTATTGAACTAAAGTACAGTCTTTATGATTGAGATGAGAGTAATGAACGATCAAGACTCATATTTATCAACCATTATATGCAAAATCAGAAAGCAGAAGTCCATGGTACTATTAGTTAACATGTccaaaaaattacttcatgCTAAAGGCCTCCAGCTGCTGACAAAGattaaatactatttttaattcaagtGAATTTGACGCTACCAGTAAATATGTATGAACTAACACACGGGTTTTACACATTGTTAGTCTCAATACATTGATCCacagaaaaatgcaaaatactTGATCACAGTATAACAAGAGACATTGTTAAACAGCCTTTTCCATTTGACaccctattatcatttatcacAATTCAAAGCCACACAAGTGTTCATTCAAGAACTCATGCTTGAAGGAGACAGATCGTAAATGTATGaagtaacaaaaaaaagcATTGAAAACAAGTGTAATCACCATATTAAATCCTAAACTACTTTTCCCAGTCCCAAAATGCattgaactttttttaaataatgccATCAATAAAAAAACCCAAACTATTGCCATTGTAGCAAAAATAACGGTGCTAAGATTTTTGGTTCACAGAATGTTAAATTATACTAGCAACTAAGTTATGCAAGAACATCATGAAGAAACTAGGAAGGAGTATAAGAAGGATAAGAAGATGTGATTTTCACAAATTTAGCAACTACATACATTTGCATTCTATCAACCAAAAATGTCAGTGAAGATAATTATGGTACAATGTCAATATTTTCAGGTCCTTTATCGAAAGTTCATGACAGTTAATGGTTTAGTATACAATCTAATAACTGCCATTAAAACAACCAAAAAGGTCTCGGCAATTTTGCCCAAAAACCATAAAATTGAACTCAAGCaggaaattacaaaaaaattaaatacaaacaCAAAGCAGGTCAAAATCAAACTCAGCATCTCTAGCAAAGCAGCGCACAAATCGATCTAGGAAATGACGACTACAACAATAACAGACCTGATTATGATTCCTACTATTAAAAGTTCAGAAATCCAGATTGAGACAGCTAaaaactcataatttaatcCAGACGGAAGTAACAAACCctatattgaaaatgaattcGTTTCAGgtaaaaataagttaataacATAGAACGATACAACACCTGAATTGCGGAGCTAGGAAAATCACAGAGAGCAGAAACTGTAGGATCGAATGAAATGAGGGAATGgtagagaaataaaaatttgttttatggGAATAATTCAGTCGggcttctcttttactttgaAAAGGCCCAACTGTACGGCTACAAAACCAAACAGAATTACTCcgtatttaatttcttctaaTCGTGCATTACGTTTcattacttatttaattttgaccgttgataaaatttaagaacTCTTTCATCATCATTTCCATAGTTTATAAGTTTACATTATTAACGACACCAGttttaacacaaaaatattaaaaatactattcCCTTTGTCCCTTGCTAAAtgactcatattttttttagaatatctCCAAATAGACgagtcatttcttttgttttatatattttatcttttattttttcctctctactttattctcattcACTTAACTAATGAAACCTTATTGTCTTAAATTCCGTGGTGAAAATAAATCTCTCACTTAGTgaggatggatggagtatgaaaaagagaaaatagttatTACTATCTCTATCCCTTTATAGTAAAGACATTTTTTGgcatgaaatttaagaaattatattaaaaatgagttaagtGAATGAAGGATAAAGTAGGAAAGGaaagagatagagagatgaagagataataaagtaccAATAGAGAATAATGTGCAAGAGGAAAAAGAAGTTTGACTTTttgcccaaaaaaaaatttagcatAGCTAgttgggacaatccaaaaaagaatacaGACTCAGCtacataaatatgaaaagaatatatattactgTTAGTTGAAAAGAGAATTACTTTATTAGAAAGAGCAACttacaaaaaccaaaaaagactaaattttgttgaccgaccaaaataaagaagacCAGGTTATTAGTTATAGAGAAATTGGAATACCTTTATGGTTGAGCGTTCGATATCAAGAGGTCACTCAGTTACTACCTATAGTGGAAATCAATAGTAGTAAAACAAAGAGCAATTTGTCAAAAAATCCACCAAGTTGGATCATTAATGGTGAATCctgcaatttttaaaattgattgattatatcataatttttgacatttttctcgatttagattaattagagtaattataattatagttataattataatgctcattttattaatgacaattttatcatattttttatttatttatttttttgtaaaattattgataaatatcaataagattattagttttacaattaaagataacttaaaaaaattaagtcagaaaataaactatttaaagtaaatattttaaaaaaaataattatttaaatattatatttattattattttctagtGTATTTGACCCCACGAGTTTTAATTCCTGCGTCCGTCATTGGTTagcacccgtgctatgcacgggacaaaaaaaattcaaataatgaaaatatatttacagttaaatagatcaaaataaaggatataggaaaaataataatataaaaatatatttcttttaagaatatgaattaatttaaaatagtattaataaaattataagcaattaaaaacattataaacaacaacaaacaaacatTGGTAATGCTTTTAAGCCACCGTAATGAAACCATTCATATTCAGCATGCAATTGCATTATACAATTTTAGTATCAATTATAagtatagtactccctccgtccacgaaaattcatcccggtttgaccgggcacgagttttaagaaatgtaatgaaaagtgagttgaaaaagttagtggatcgtgggtcctacttttatatattagttttataataaaatgtgagtaggtatgagttagtggaatatggggtccactatcaaaaatggtaaaagtgaaatgagacaaattttgggggacggacggaaatggaaaactaggacaaattttggtggacggaggtagtaatataaaataaaaaaaaacaaaaaaacaaaaaaggacaTGCGtgaattaaatagaataagatatacaaataaagaaacagGTATTCCTAAATACAAAAGaagataagaaaattatttgaatgaataaatagTTCGTGATTTAATTCaatcaacaaatattagtacataaaaaattgatatataaaaagtaagacccacattccacaaacatcttccacccactttccACTACGCATTAAGtgatactccttccgtcccacaagaatacgcactctttattttttagtccgtctcacaagaatacgcactttctaatttcgataacttttttctctataatggGGTGGGACCTATtcccactaacaatattttactccctccgtcccggctaagatgacacattgcttagccggcacggggttttagaagttattggttaaagtgtttaattggagagagtgaAGGTgaatgtaagtattaaagtagagagataaagaaagatgaatattttaataggagtgagaaaaagtggttgagtgtattaattggagagagaagttaccaaaaaaggaaatatgtcatcttagttgggacaaactaaaaaggaaaacgtgtcatcttaagcgggacggagggagtaattactTTTCCTTTCTACATTTCTAACTTTACAATTTTTCCATTAAAGCCCGTATCAAactcaaagtgcatattctttgtgGACGGGGGAGTAACATTTAATcacttaaaatttatactactctTTATATTAGAAAAAGTCATACAAACtttatatgttaaatttaattttaaatatttttaatttaatccaattccatattagatttaaatttaattatttaataatttcatataatttcataatttattctataaagttagtaatattgtttaattactTGGAgacattaatttgatttcgATTTTCATCATCGTTATTAATTCGGCTAAAGAATACAAATtgtaaacaattaaaaaaaatataattatatatactataaaaaaaaataagaatgataCTCTAGTTGCAATTTGAACAAAAAGATTTTCATttcgaaataaaatttaatgcatttgtaatttgtgagaagaaacaaaaaataattgaatgaaaaaGACGGTAGTAAAACGGTAATATTTGGGGAagtagaaatttatttttatttttattccaattttattcaactttttttaattaaaaaaataaagcaaaatgaCAATAAACACAATACCCACCAGCAATCTAATCTACGGTAAGACTCACACCTCCCAAAAGCATAAAGAAAGAGATGAACATATACATGAAGTTGCATTCATAAAGCTATTTGCCCGCACTCATTGAAAAGAAAGTCAAAGGAGTAagttatttttccttttattttgcagattttttcttaaattcttaCTATGATACTTGCGGCAAATAGTTACGTTGTTGTTTAAGGAATTAATACCatttcataaatgaaaatcTAAATTCTCTGTTTCATTTAAGTGATGctaaatagaaatattaacGACATTccttaagaaaattataaatgaaaattataaaatattttgattatatttttagatttatattttttataaaattaaactattaataaattattaaaacatCAAGTAACTTAGTCTTTgtctttaaataattttgatggaaataataagtaaaataaatcaataacaatAATGTCTAGTTAGAATTTATGGGAGAAGATAAGCATGTACTAAGTACTTcgtaaaaatatttgaatattaattactataactattaatttattattaatattgttatggatatatattaaaataaccTTGTTAGTTTTAGTATCATTTAGCCACTCCAACAAAAATCCACTCCAAATAAATTGAGTCGacacaattaatttaagaataGTATTCTTAATACGTTACATGTGAATATAATATGTagtatagtaattttttttaattattatacttttattaacattttcatacgtgtttaattttatttgttgttctACACAAAGAGTAAGATTACagatatatattattttgtcattatcTTATTCGATGAATTCCAATCACCCAAATACTATCGTTTtgtgcaattaattttttgaatatttcttaaagtatataatatattgtgCTATGcaagtttagtattttttttctctaaaattgTACAGTAAGACATACTAAAAAGCTCATAAAACTCtaacaaatattaaaagtcaaaattagAGCCCAACTTTGAAGATATAACAATAGAGTTCAACGTCTAAATTAAAGCCctacttaattaaaaagatgCCAATTACTTACCTagcatgaatataaaattatatacaaactattatgatttattatataaaatatattaaattacatcATAAACTTATACACATTCAAACCCTAAATATTTCTCTAAACCTACACGCCCCCCATTTCCCTCACATCAAACCTACAGAGGAGGCGCCACCATTTCcttctctctatttctctcCCTCATCGGTGCTGCTATGACCACCGTTCCATCCGCCTCGCTGCTTCGCCGCCCGCTTGGCCCCGATAGCCTCGGCGCCCTCGCTGTGATGTGCGTCGGTGCTCCTTCAGCCATGTCTCATCGGCGTTCCTTCCGCCATTCTTCAACGGTGCCATGGAGTTCTTCATGTGTCTGAAATCTGAACGGTGTTCCGGTTGGTGCACCTGTCCTCCGACGGCCGGCGATGAGACAGTGGCCTCGAACTGGCTTTTGACATGGCTTTGAACAAGGCATAAAGTGGGGAACAGAGATGGTtattgtacaattttttagGATGTTGCAGATTACATTAATGGTGTCTCTATTTATAAGTGTATAAACTTCTTGGTGAAGCCATTTTATCTGCATTTTGTTGGACCAATTTTTACTCAATAATATTTGCCTCTTCTTTGGCCAATGAATTGATTTCCCGCCAAAAAGTGTGCCATATAAGCATCCAAAAAACTGTtcctttatatattgatagataGATTGGTAATTCaacaagaatttaaaaaatgcaaaattttgcTGTTTTAGAAAATATGTGAAAGTCATGTCTATTTCAtggtttaaaatttaacaagtATGCAAATGTTTTAGAAAATATGTGAAAGTCATGTCTATTTCAtggtttaaaatttaacaagtATGCAAATGAGATGATAGTTTTGTATGaaaaccaatttttttggggggggggaGGGGAAATACACATACGatgatattgaaattaaatgcaGAATGTAAACTTGGGTAGGAATAAATCTCACAAAACAAAGTCAATTAAGAAGTACTCTAACAAATTAAAGTTTCTAGATGTGCAATCAAAAGAAGATTTTTTAAAGATGTCTAAGAACTAAGATTTggtattagagcatccacaatcaCTTTAGGTCAGCTATAGGCTAGTCTCAGGCTAGccactctttctctctctgccacgtcatcagtactaaaaatccacctgtcacatcatcattttaatcaaataggctagccacaataaaaataattcaaaaacaactacatttacggaattaaatttacgagacatatatggaaaaattcattagtttcatttaaaaaaagtacattcatttaaaaaaaataatataataaagaaaaaaactatcgccgtgcagtcttctgtgcccacaactcttcaattaaatccttttggagttgaatatgagcatcaacttcatcgtgaggtacccTCCTTCGTACGTTGGGggtggccacgccgtggcttggaccggctgcATCGgtatcgtcattggcccaattagtcagttgtacgccttcgttttcgacgatcatgttgtgcatgataatgcagACATACATTATATCAGCAATGCAtttgacatcccacaaacgcgttggaaccttaattgccgcccatcgagactggagcacaccaaatgcgcgctccacgtccttgcgcgccgactccgacgttccgcaaagtaggccctCCTTGTCATCATTTGCgtgcctgatcgtcttcacgaagacgggccacctagggtatatcccatccgccaagtagtagcccatatcatgtcggttgccgttggccacaaatgagacggccgGACCGATGCTCTGACACTtgctcgttgaagaggggcgacgagttgaggacgttgaggttcgttgttcgacccggctaccccaaaatacgaaTGTccgatccacagccggtaatcagctacggcctcgaggatcatcgtgggattctttcccttgtagccggtcgtgtaggcccccttccaggcaagttggacagttcttccactcccaatgcatacaatctatactgcctaacatcccgggaaACCCATGCTTGCTCCCCGTGCATCCCGCATCAGATCCTGACAATCTTGGGGGATAGGGCTCAAGGTACTGATCACCGAAAATTGTAATCACGCCCTGACGTAAAAACTTCAGATATTACAGAGCAGTCGTCTCAccaatgtggaggtactcatcccacatgtctgccgcgcctccgtaggccaaccgcctgattgccgccgtgcacttttgaataggggtgtggccgggtctgccagccgcatcgtgcctgaagcggaagcacatatatcgacgctccaaagcgtcaacgatgcgcataaacaactacctgcgcattctaaaacgccgcctgaaCATGTTTGCGTTAAACCGCGGCTCC is drawn from Salvia hispanica cultivar TCC Black 2014 chromosome 6, UniMelb_Shisp_WGS_1.0, whole genome shotgun sequence and contains these coding sequences:
- the LOC125192616 gene encoding uncharacterized protein LOC125192616; this translates as MPISATMFGALLGVGTQMYSNALRKLPYMRHPWEHVLGMGLGALFVNQLIKFDAKAQEDLDKLLIKAKQANERRYFDDDEE